A single region of the Montipora capricornis isolate CH-2021 chromosome 13, ASM3666992v2, whole genome shotgun sequence genome encodes:
- the LOC138029978 gene encoding potassium voltage-gated channel subfamily A member 1-like: protein MISSNESLENWRSQNGGTFEHRHKIQINVRGEMFETYEQTLSRFPRTLLGSQSKRRRYYDPLRREYYFDRDKAVFNSILFYYQSNGILSKPETIPYEMFSSELKFFQLEGNFQDTDEEIGQELPPAQQRVNESLPCWRKVKRTRRNVWQFFEQPVTHAERTFKKFCLILTVLSLVCLCLETLPSIQHNQIHVQRKNTTTQGIQVDYGIIWSAVEVVFTIWFSVEFVLRLLCAPKITKFVFSFNTIVDITALSPFYIKVIVERVTQKEADSVVPFHLLKITRLVRLLKLKRYSVSIRLLFETIIDSGEHMRLFALCIIFNTVLLSSFVYFSEGEGSGAQFTSIPSTFWFTIITLSSVGYGDFVPTSAAGKLVGSFCCVGGTVAMFCFTPVLFTEFRKSWQRYYAEMLEIRARRGVDQKENNQIHYRSQSVRLRCQDEVSQALLDSRNGSSC from the coding sequence ATGATATCATCAAACGAGTCCTTGGAAAATTGGAGATCACAAAACGGTGGAACTTTTGAGCATCGACACAAAATACAAATCAACGTTCGTGGGGAAATGTTTGAAACTTATGAGCAAACTTTGTCTCGTTTTCCAAGAACATTGCTTGGATCGCAGTCAAAAAGGAGACGTTACTACGATCCATTACGACGAGAATATTACTTTGACCGAGacaaagcggttttcaattcaattttgttttattatcaaTCGAACGGGATTCTATCTAAACCCGAAACTATTCCGTATGAGATGTTTTCTTCGGAGTTGAAGTTCTTCCAGCTGGAAGGGAATTTTCAGGATACTGATGAGGAGATAGGCCAGGAACTTCCGCCTGCACAGCAAAGAGTCAACGAAAGCTTGCCATGTTGGCGAAAAGTGAAGAGGACAAGGAGAAATGTGTGGCAATTTTTTGAACAACCTGTGACACATGCCGAAAGAACGTTTAAGAAGTTTTGCCTAATATTAACCGTTCTGTCTCTCGTTTGCTTGTGTCTAGAAACCCTGCCAAGTATTCAACACAACCAGATTCACGTCCAGcgaaaaaatacaaccacacaaGGAATACAAGTTGATTATGGTATCATTTGGTCGGCCGTCGAGGTAGTTTTTACAATATGGTTCTCCGTGGAGTTTGTCCTACGATTGTTATGTGCACCAAAGATAACGAAATTCGTATTCTCTTTTAATACTATCGTAGATATAACAGCTTTGTCACCTTTTTATATTAAAGTTATTGTCGAAAGAGTTACACAGAAGGAGGCAGATAGCGTGGTGCCTTTTCACCTGTTAAAAATTACTCGTTTGGTAAGACTTTTAAAACTAAAGCGTTATAGTGTTAGTATTCGTTTGCTCTTTGAGACTATCATCGACAGCGGAGAACACATGCGTCTCTTTGCCCTGTGCATTATATTTAACACCGTTCTTTTATCTAGCTTCGTGTATTTTTCTGAAGGTGAAGGCAGTGGCGCTCAGTTCACTAGTATACCGTCCACGTTCTGGTTTACAATAATCACTCTTTCAAGCGTGGGATATGGAGACTTCGTGCCGACGTCCGCCGCGGGGAAGCTGGTTGGCTCGTTTTGTTGCGTTGGCGGAACGGTAGCCATGTTTTGCTTTACACCTGTGCTTTTCACGGAATTCCGCAAATCCTGGCAACGTTATTATGCCGAGATGTTAGAAATTAGGGCCCGGAGAGGTGTGGATCAAAAGGAAAACAATCAAATCCACTACAGGAGTCAAAGTGTTCGCTTGCGATGCCAAGATGAGGTATCGCAAGCCCTTTTGGACAGCAGGAACGGTTCATCTTGTTAA